A stretch of DNA from Natrinema sp. HArc-T2:
CAGCCCCAGCCAGGAACGTCCGGCGTCTCGATGAGCGACATCGGCGTCCAGCTCTATCCCGCAGGCGAGTATCTCGGCCTGCTCGGTGGCAACGGCGAGACGCAGTTCGGACCGATCGCCGACACCTTCCTCGGCAAGATCGGCGTGGCGCTTCTGTTGCCGGTTATCGGCGTCAGCGGCGTGCTTCCCTTCAATTTCGCCGGCTTCACCGGCGGGATTCAGAACTTCTACGAGGTCCAGGGCGCACTCGGCGCGTTCGGCGACGGGGGGGTCTTCCTGCTGGCGAACCTGTTGTTCTGGACCGGCTGGATCAACGTCCAACTCGGCTTTTTCAACTGCATCCCGGCGTTCCCGCTCGACGGGGGACACATCCTCCGGACGAGCACCGAAGCGATCGTCTCGCGGCTTCCCATCAACGCCACCCGCGGCATGGTCCGCGTGGTGACGACCACGATCGGCGTGACGATGCTCGTCAGCTTCCTCATGTTGCTGTTCGGTCCCCAACTAATCGCGGGCTGACACCGGGGAGGGGCCGTTCGATCGACGAGCCAGATACCGCACAGTGGACGCGACCAGTCACATGCAGGGGTATCATCACACGATAGTGGGGAGAAACCCGGCCCTTCTTAGCGTCGCCGTCCTAACCCGCGTCTATGGAACGACGGCAACCACCACAGACCGAAGAGGGCTGGTACGTCCTGCACGACTTCCGGTCGATCAACTGGGACGCCTGGCGAGACGCGCCCGAGCGACGGCGCGAACAAGCGATCGAAGAAGGCATGGAGTACCTCACGTCCAGTGAGCGCGTCGACGACGCCGACGAGGGCGAGTCGGCGACGTTCGCAGTGCTCGGCCACAAGGCCGACTTGCTCGTCTTGCACCTGCGACCGACGCTCGCCGACATCGACGCGCTCGAGCGACGGTTCGAACACACGGCACTCGCCGAGTTCACCGAGCGGGCCGACTCCTATCTCTCGGTGACGGAGGTCTCGGGCTACATGTCCCAGGACTACTTCGAAGAGGGCGAAACCGCCGACCCCGGAATCGCAAACTACATCGAGTCCCGACTCAAGCCCGAGCTTCCCGACAGTGACTTCCTGAGTTTCTACCCGATGAGCAAGCGCCGCGGGCCCGACCACAACTGGTACGAGCTGCCCTTCGACGAGCGCGCCGACTATCTCTCGAATCACGGCGAGATTGGCAAGGACTACGCCGGTCGGGTCACGCAGATCATCGCCGGTAGTGTCGGTCTCGACGACTTCGAATGGGGCATCACGCTCTTTGGCGACGATCCGACCGACGTCAAGGAACTGCTCTACGAGATGCGATTCGACCCCTCGAGTTCGCGCTTCGCCGAGTTCGGACAGTTCTTCTCGGCCCGCCGGATGGAGCCCACCGATCTCGGCGCGTACCTCGCCGGCGAACCGGTGCCACAGGAAGAGGACGGCCATCCCCACGCAGGCGGCGACGCCGAGGGTCACCACCACGGTGGTTCGGAATCGGGCGGCCATCACGGTGGCTCCAGCGGCCCACACGGCGACGACGAGGACGTCCGAAGCGAACTCGAGGAGCAGGGCGTCTATGCGGGCCAACCACACGGCGAGGACGTCCACGCAGTCGTGCTCTACTCCGAGGCTGACGCCGACGAACTCTTCGAAGAGGTCGACGGGCTACGCCAGAACTTCGACCACTACGATACGCACGTGAAGACGGCAGTCTACGAGCCGCGAGACGACGACGCGGAGACCGCGGTCGTCAGCCTCTGGGACACCGACCGCGCCGCGAACACAGCCGCCGGGTTCCTCGCAGAGCTCCCCGAAATCGTCCGACAGGCGGGCGACGATGACGACGACTCGTGGGGCACGATGGGGATGTTCTATACGGTCAAGCCCGAGCATCGCAGCGACTTCACCGGCGTCTTCGCGGACGCCGCTGACATGCTCGCGGACATGGGCGGCCACCGCAAGACCGACCTACTTGTCAACCGCGAGGACGAAAACGACATGTTCATCGCCAGCCGCTGGGACTCCCGCGAGGACGCCATGGCGTTCTTCCGCAGCGACGCCTTCTCCGAGGCCGTCGAGTTCGGTCGCGACGTGCTCGCCGACCGACCGCGGCACGTCTTCCTCGCCTGAGAACTGGGCGCTTTTTTCTGCCGGCTCGAGGCCAAGACTCGACCTTAGATTCCGCCTGCGTCCGACGACTCGTCGTAGAAGAAGTAAGCGGCGACTCCGGCTAACCCGAACGCGAGCGTCACGAACGGCCACTTGCCAGCCTCGGTCTCAGTCAGGCGCGCGTGGCCGGTCACGAACATCGCGAGCCCGAGGTGGGCGACGAGCGTTGCAACGACAAACGCCTGTGGGTCCATGACTCGAGGGTTCGACGCGGCGATGAAAGCCGTTACGAAGGTGATTGGGGCCACAACGAATACAGTGGACTGTGGCCGGGAACGGGCTCCGAGCACTGCGAGGAGCCCGTGACCCGGGGGAGGGCAGGCAGTTACCCGATACCGACGACCGATGTGAAGGCCCCAAAGGGGCCGAAACGGAGGGAGGAGTGCTTTTGATCAACCCTAAGCGGGAGCGAAGCTCCCGCGAGGTCCGAGAGAGCTTCGCTCTCTCGAGATTTTACCGAGGGACGGCGCGAGCGAGGCGCTGTGTGCCTCGCTCGCGACAGACCGCAGTGTAAAAGGTTGTTAGAAGTCGTGATCCGGGTCGTCTTCGACTTTCCGCTTCATCGACTCGCGACGGGACTTGGCGTCGCGGCCGGTCGCCTCGAGCAGGAAGTCGTTTTTGGCGTCGACGGCCTCACCGGCGGCCTCGAGTTCGTCGGGGCCGAGTTCGGTGGGGTCGCGTTCGTGGAACTCGACGCCGAGTTTGTCCTTCTTGCCGGAGTACTCGACGGCACCGACGACGATCTTCTCGAAGACGGGGTTGTCAGGCTCCTCGATGCAAAAGAGGTCGCTGCCCTTGTACTCCTGGGTGCCCGTGATCGGACCGAAGTAGTCCTCGACGGTCGACTCCAGATCCGGAATTCGCTCCTCGAGATATTCACCGCGGCGCATCTTGTACTCCTTCATGGATTGGGAGAAACACGGCGGAGCGTTTACCTCTTTTCATAGCCGACGTTTCGGTCTCCTGATCGGTCACCGTTACTGAACGCACTCGTCTGGCGACGGGGAGTGAGTGTTCGACCACTGTCCGGATGGTTCGTCGACCGATCGACCGCCGAACAGCGGTGTGGGTGTGCGGACGACCACTGTCGAAAATGACGGCTACCGACGCTCGCGTTCGCTGAGATAGCCTTTGCGACAGTCGGGGCAGATGTCGCCGGCACGCAACGAGCCGCGGTCGCCAGCGGCGACGTACTCACATCGTGGACAGTAGAACTCGGTCGGAACGTCGTCTGCAGGACCGCCCTCGCGTTCGGTCGGCGTCGGAACCGAATCAGCCCACTCGATGCCGCTTGCCGGCTCCGACGAGGTCTCGTCGGTCGCGTCGTCAGTGACATCGGTCGGGGGCGTTGCGGTCACCGACCGAGCGTCGTTCGTGGTATCTGCTGGCACGTCGTTTTCAAGCACGACCGCGTCGTCGGTCGAAGTCGGGTCGGACGCCGCGTCGCCGGTGTCGGTGTCGGCCTCGGTGTCTGCATCGTCGTCATCGTCGGGCCACGCCGCCGGGGTGGAGTCGGCATCGACTGGCGGCCCGACGTCACTCGAGTCCGGCCACTCGCCGTGTTCGCGGTCCCGGTCGAGAGCAGGGTCGTCGTCCTCGAGGATCTCGCCGTCATCGACGACGGGATCGCCGTTTTCGTCGGTCGGGAGGTCGATGTCGTCGGTAGCTGCGGTCTCCGCGGAGGCGGTCACAGCGTCCGAGTCAGTGGATGTGCTTTTAGGGGTCGACTCAGTGGTGTCGTCGATATCTTCGGCGTCAGTCTCGGAACCGGATTCGTCGGCGTCGATGAACTCGGCATCCGACTCAGTGGCAGGCTCGTCAGCGTCAACGAACGCAGCGTCCGTTCCGGAATCGGGTTCATCGGCGTCGATGAACTCGGCATCCGTCTCGGTGGCAGGTTCGTCAGTGTCGATGAACGCGGCGTCCGTTTCGGATGTGAACTCGTCAGTTGCGTCTGGCTCGAGAGGCGGTGCAGTCGGCTCGGGGTCGTGATCGTCGGGGAGTGAGTCGGCACCCGTTCCGGCGGCGAGGCTGGTCACCTCGGTGTTCTCGCTGATGACGTTGCGCTCGCCACAGCGGGAACACTCTTCGAACTCTTGGAGGGTGACGACGACCTCACTGCCCCGTTCTTCGCGCTCGCGTTCGACCTCGGCGTCGCCGAAGTCGTGTCCGAGCAGCGAACATCGCAGGACCATTGTCCAATCGTACCGATCCAGTCCATAAAAAACGTACTGCCTGTATGTCTGCTATTCGTGAAAGTAATTCGAACTGTATAGTACTTCCATCCTGTCGAAAAAAGAAAGAGTGTCAGTTCGTGGTCCGGTCCTGAACTGTGGCCGAGCAGCGTGAACCGAGTCGATCGCCACATCGTCAGAACGACAAACGTCAAATCCCGGGTCGTCGAATGGGAACATGGATGAGAGCAAAGCGGGAGTACCGGAACCGGGAGGGGACGGAGGTGGCGATACTCGATGCCCTGGTCGATCGCGCCGATGACGGGATGACGGTCTTCGAACTCCGGGCGGCCGTCGAGGTCGACATTGACGAACTCGAGGAAGCCCTGTCAATGCTCAAAGCAGACGATCTGATCGTCGTCGAGTCGAACTCGGAGACGGTGATCAAGCCCGCTGACCGCGTCGTTCCCGACGGGCCGGCCAACGAGGACGACGAGCAATCGATCGGCGAGTGGCTACGCGATCGGATGCCTTTTTGAATCGAAACGCCTGATACGCGCAGCGCCCAGAGGGTACCCATGAGCGTCATCGAGTCCATCCACGCGGATCACGGGGCCACGTTCGGCGAGCGCGCAGACCAGCGGATCGTCGAACACTACGGGCGACCGGAGCGCACACATCTGGCGGTCCGCAACGGCGTCGGCTTACTCGAGCTAGCCTACGGCGTGCTCGTCGTCGAGGGCGACGACCGCCTCGAGTACGTCGACAACGTGGTGTCGAACCGCGTCCCAGCAGAAGACGGACAGGGCTGTTACGCGCTCGTGCTCGATCCACAGGGCGGGATCGAGGTCGAACTCTATATCTACAACGCGGGCGAACGGCTGCTGCTCTTTACCCAGCCCGAGACCGCCGAGCCGCTGGCCGAAGAGTGGTCCGAGAAGGTGTTCATTCAGGACGTCGAGATCCGCGTCGCAAGCGACGAGTACGCGGTTTTCGGGATCCACGGCCCGCAGGCCACCGAAAAAATCGCCAGCGTCCTCAACGGGGCCGGCTCGCCCGAGCGGCGCTACTCGTTCGTCCGCGGCACGATGGGCGACGAAGGCGTCTCCGTCATCCGGACCGATGCACTCACCGGCGAGGAGAGCTACGAGGTGATCTGTGCTGCCGATGACGCCGAGGCCGTCTACGACACGCTGCTCAATCAGGGATTGAACGCCGCCCCCTTCGGCTACCGGACCTTCGAGAGTCTCGCACTCGAGGCCGGCTCGCCACTGTTTCACACCGAACTCGAAGGGACGCTCCCGAACGTCCTCGGCCTCCACAACGCCTTGGACTTCGAGAAGGGCTGTTACGTCGGCCAGGAGGTCGTCTCCCGCGTCGAGAACCGTGGCCAGCCGAGCCGCCAACTCGTCGGCCTGACACTCGAGGGTGAGACCGTTCCCGAGTCCGGCGCGGCCGTTTTCGACGGTGACGCGTCAGTCGGCGAAATTACCCGCGCGGGCGAGAGCCCGCTGCTCGAGGAGGTCATCGCGCTCGCGGTCGTCGACTACGGCCTCGAGAGCGACGAGCTGACGGTCCGGGTCGAAGGTGACGAGGTGGCCGCGAGCCGGACGGAACTGCCGTTCGTCGAGGGGTCCGATCAGTCGGATCGACTCCCAACGTACGAGTAATCGGAATCGGAACCGCACCATCCGCGTTCGGAACCACTGTTATATAGGCCGAAATCGAGTGACAATCCATGGCAGGAGACGTCCGCGAGCGCGACCTCCTCGAGCGGGCACCGGACGATCGGATTCAGGTGCTTGACGCCGATGGGACCGTCGTCGCACCCGAACTGGAGCCGGATCTCGAGGCGGAGACGTTGCGGTCAATGTACCGGGATATGCGGTTTTCCAGACGGTTCGACGAGCGGATGATCAGCCTCCAGCGACAGGGGCGGCTGGGAACGTACTCTTCGCTGGCCGGCCAGGAGGGGTCCCAGATCGGCTCGACGTACGCGCTCGCGGACGACGACACCCTCTCCTTTCAGTACCGGGAACACGGCGCGCTTGCGGCGCGGGGGATGCCGTGGGAGTATCTGCTCTACTGGATGGGTCACGAGGACGGCAACGCCGCGCTGGCGGAGATCGACGTCTTTCCGCTGAATATCTCGATCGCCGGCCACCTGCCACACATAGTGGGCTGGTCGTGGGCGGCGAAGCTAGACGGTGACGAGCGCGTCGGCGTCGCCCACTTCGGCGACGGATCGACATCGGAGGGGGACTTCCACGAGGCGATGAATTTTGCAGGCGTGTTCGATACGCCGACGGTCTTCATCTGTAACAACAACCAGTGGGCCATTTCGATCCCGCGCGAAGCGCAAACCGCGAGCGCAACCATCGCACAGAAGGCCCACGCCTACGGCTTTGCTGGCGTGCAGGTCGACGGCATGGACCCGCTCGCGACCTACGTCGTGACGGCGGCCGCACGGGAAAAGGCCCTCGAGCCCGACGGCGACCGGTTGCGCCCGACGCTGATCGAGGCGGTTCAGTACCGATACGGTGCCCATACGACGGCGGACGACCCCAGCGTCTACCGGGACGACGAGGAGGTCCAACGATGGCGCGAGCGGGACCCGATCGATCGATTCGAGGCGTACCTGCGGGGCGAGGGTGTCATAGACGACGACCGGATCGACGCGATCGAGTCCGAGATCGAGGAGACGCTGGCGACGCTGGTCGACCGCGCCGAGGGCGTCGACGGGGATCCCAGCGAGATGTTCGAGTACGCCTACGCGGAGCCGACGCCACGCCTCGAGGCACAGCGTGAGTACCTCGCGGACCTGCGAGAGACCCACGGAGACGACGCACTACTCGAAGACGAGTAAGTCATCTGACGGTCGGATAAAGCCCGCAATGGGACAGGCAAACGGCTATCCGATCGTCGCATCGAGATGCGGTCGATATGCAACTCGAGCAGCCGTCCGGGGAACCGAGCGCGGCCTGGAGCGGCACAGTGCCGAGCGCAGTCGACGCGCGGGTGCTCGGCCTGGTCGTCGTGACGGCCGGCCTTGCAGCGTCGATCAACGTCCCCTACGGCGGCCTGCCGATGGCAGCCGTCGCGTTCGCGCTGTTGGCGAGTGGCGGCGGCGCCCTCCACCTGCTCGGTGAACGGAAGCTCCGCAGGCTCACTGACGAGCTCGTCGAGCGGTGGGTTGCTGCGGGCGGCGAGATCGATGGCGTCACTCGCTCGTCGACCGGGATGGAGACAGCGTGGCACGTCCACACGCCCGACGGCGAGATCGTCATCGGTGGGGTCGCACTGGTTCCGATCACCCGACTGTCCGTCGAGTGGCAGGGCATCGGCGACACGATGGACGCCAACGAGGCCGAAGCGAACATCGATCGCCTCGCCGAGAGCCTCTACCGAGAGATCTTCGAGCTCGGCTCGGCGACCCAGCAGGCCTGAAGCGGATTACTCGAACAGTTCCTCGTGGCGCTTGGCCAGATCGGTGTACTCGCCCGACGAGTACTCCTCGAGAATTACTTCGGCGTCGATCCCCGTTTTCTCGAGTGGCGTAATCTCTGCTGGCACGCCGCGGACGAACGACTCCGGCGGAATGTCGTAGCCGTCGGGAACGACGGTGCCCGCGGCGACGATGCTGCCGCTGCCGATCGTGACGTCGGAGTTAGTCGTCGCGTTGAACCCGACCAGCGCCCGGTCCTCGACGGTCGTCTCGTTAAGGATAGCCCCGTGGCCTACCATGACTTCGTCCCCGAGCTGTGAGGCGTGAATCGTCGCGTTGTCCCCGACGTGCGTTGCCTGCCCGATGCGGACGGGGCCGACGTCACCGCGCAACACGACGCCGGGCCAGACGCTCGCGTCGGCGCCGATGTCGACGTCGCCCACGAGCGTCGCTTCTCGGCTTACTCGTGCCGTCTCGTCGATCGTCGGTTGGGTCCCCTCGAACGCGTAGGTTCGCCTGTCGACCATATCCACACCATCAACGATCGGACGTATAATTCTGCAGTCTGGAAGACATGACAGTCTTACGTCGGTTGTACTCGTGAGGGTCGATACAGCGAGTTCGACCGTGCGTAGCAATACCACTTCTCGAGTCGGGTGAGGTCCACCGAGCACAGACCGGCGGACCACCGGTTGGATCATCGACCGCTCTCAAAACACGAGCAAGTGGTCGCGAAACCGGTGTCGACAGTCTCAGGACTCGATCTTGTCGACGATCTCGCGGGCCTGGTTTTTCGCCGTCTCCTCGCCGACGTGTTTGTCGAGCAAGACGCTCGTTATCTCCCAGTCGTCTTCACCCTCGAGTTTCCCGGTACGGACCTCGCTGCCCTCCGAAACCGACCGTGCCGGTTGCTCCGCCCAATCTGGAGTCCGTATCTCGTCGTACCGATCGGGATCGCGGAACCGGACGTGGGTGTAGTTGTCTTCCGTCTCGACGGTGTTGATGTCAGGGCTGTCGGCCATATCCGATGGTCCGGTGCCACTGTGTCTAAGGGCCGGGCTTGAATGTGCCTCGTCAGGACGCTGGCGCTCGAGGCACACGATCACGAGCGATCAGCTACTCTCCTTCGATCAGAAAAGAAATGAACCGAGTAAGGGGACAGCAGGTCCGACTTAGAACGTCTCGAGGTAGCGGTCGAGTTCCCACTCGGAGACGTCGACGAGGTACTCCTCGAACTCCTGGCGCTTGGCTTCGACGAACTTGGAGGCGACGTGGTCGCCGAGTGCGCTGTACATCGCTTCGTCTTCCTCGAGGGCGTCGACGGCTTCGCCGAGGTTGGCCGGTAGCGTGTCAATGCCGTACTCCTCGCGTTTCTCCTCGTCGAAGTCGTAGATGTTCTCGCGGACCGGGTCGGGACACTCGAGGCCCTGCTCGATGCCGTCGAGACCGGCGTGGATCATGACCGCGAGCGCGAGGTAGGGGTTACACGACGGGTCGGGCGACCGCAGTTCGATGCGCGACGCCGCTGGGGTGCGTGCGGCGGGCCGGCGGATCAGCGCCGAGCGGTTGCGGTCGGACCACGCGACGTAGACGGGCGCCTCGTAGCCGGGCACCAGACGCTTGTAGCTGTTGACGGTGGGGTTCGCGATCGCCGTGATCGCCGGTGCGTGCTCGAGAACACCGGCGGTGAAGGCGTGGGCCTCCTCGCTCAGGTTGAACTCGTCGTCGTCGTCGTGGAACGCGTTCTCGCCGTCCTCGGTGAACAGCGAGATGTGGGTGTGCATCCCCGAGCCGTTGATGCGCGGGATCGGCTTGGGCATGAACGTCGCGTGCAGGTCGTGCTGGGCGGCGATCGCACGGACGACCGTGCGGAAGGTGCCGACGTTGTCCGCGGTCGTCAGGGCGTCGTCGTAGGTGAAGTTGATCTCGTGTTGGCCCTCGGCGACCTCGTGGTGGCTGGCCTCGACCTCGAAGCCCATGCTCTCGAGGCCGTAGATGATGTCACGGCGAACGTCGGAGGCGAGGTCCTTCGGCGCGAGGTCGAAGTAGCCGCCAGCGTCGTTGGTCTTGGTCGTCGCACGGCCCTCTTCGTCTTCTTCGAAGAGGAAGAACTCCGGTTCGGGCGCGGCGTTGACCGTATAGCCCATCTCGTTGGCGCGGTCGAGGGCGTTCTTGAGAACACGACGCGGGTCGCCCTCGAAGGGTTCGCCGGTATAGGTGTCGTAGACGTCACAGATCATCCGGGCGGCAGCGCTGCCCTCCTTCTGGCGCCACGGGAGA
This window harbors:
- a CDS encoding DUF6432 family protein; its protein translation is MRAKREYRNREGTEVAILDALVDRADDGMTVFELRAAVEVDIDELEEALSMLKADDLIVVESNSETVIKPADRVVPDGPANEDDEQSIGEWLRDRMPF
- a CDS encoding gamma carbonic anhydrase family protein, with the protein product MVDRRTYAFEGTQPTIDETARVSREATLVGDVDIGADASVWPGVVLRGDVGPVRIGQATHVGDNATIHASQLGDEVMVGHGAILNETTVEDRALVGFNATTNSDVTIGSGSIVAAGTVVPDGYDIPPESFVRGVPAEITPLEKTGIDAEVILEEYSSGEYTDLAKRHEELFE
- a CDS encoding aminomethyltransferase family protein, whose amino-acid sequence is MSVIESIHADHGATFGERADQRIVEHYGRPERTHLAVRNGVGLLELAYGVLVVEGDDRLEYVDNVVSNRVPAEDGQGCYALVLDPQGGIEVELYIYNAGERLLLFTQPETAEPLAEEWSEKVFIQDVEIRVASDEYAVFGIHGPQATEKIASVLNGAGSPERRYSFVRGTMGDEGVSVIRTDALTGEESYEVICAADDAEAVYDTLLNQGLNAAPFGYRTFESLALEAGSPLFHTELEGTLPNVLGLHNALDFEKGCYVGQEVVSRVENRGQPSRQLVGLTLEGETVPESGAAVFDGDASVGEITRAGESPLLEEVIALAVVDYGLESDELTVRVEGDEVAASRTELPFVEGSDQSDRLPTYE
- the glnA gene encoding type I glutamate--ammonia ligase; the protein is MTSGNLTDTEQAVLDEIEEKDVDFLRLQFTDILGTVKNVSVPARQAEKAFEEGIYFDGSSIEGFVRIQESDMRLKPDPETFAILPWRQKEGSAAARMICDVYDTYTGEPFEGDPRRVLKNALDRANEMGYTVNAAPEPEFFLFEEDEEGRATTKTNDAGGYFDLAPKDLASDVRRDIIYGLESMGFEVEASHHEVAEGQHEINFTYDDALTTADNVGTFRTVVRAIAAQHDLHATFMPKPIPRINGSGMHTHISLFTEDGENAFHDDDDEFNLSEEAHAFTAGVLEHAPAITAIANPTVNSYKRLVPGYEAPVYVAWSDRNRSALIRRPAARTPAASRIELRSPDPSCNPYLALAVMIHAGLDGIEQGLECPDPVRENIYDFDEEKREEYGIDTLPANLGEAVDALEEDEAMYSALGDHVASKFVEAKRQEFEEYLVDVSEWELDRYLETF
- a CDS encoding heme-binding protein, coding for MERRQPPQTEEGWYVLHDFRSINWDAWRDAPERRREQAIEEGMEYLTSSERVDDADEGESATFAVLGHKADLLVLHLRPTLADIDALERRFEHTALAEFTERADSYLSVTEVSGYMSQDYFEEGETADPGIANYIESRLKPELPDSDFLSFYPMSKRRGPDHNWYELPFDERADYLSNHGEIGKDYAGRVTQIIAGSVGLDDFEWGITLFGDDPTDVKELLYEMRFDPSSSRFAEFGQFFSARRMEPTDLGAYLAGEPVPQEEDGHPHAGGDAEGHHHGGSESGGHHGGSSGPHGDDEDVRSELEEQGVYAGQPHGEDVHAVVLYSEADADELFEEVDGLRQNFDHYDTHVKTAVYEPRDDDAETAVVSLWDTDRAANTAAGFLAELPEIVRQAGDDDDDSWGTMGMFYTVKPEHRSDFTGVFADAADMLADMGGHRKTDLLVNREDENDMFIASRWDSREDAMAFFRSDAFSEAVEFGRDVLADRPRHVFLA
- a CDS encoding DUF5611 family protein, with amino-acid sequence MKEYKMRRGEYLEERIPDLESTVEDYFGPITGTQEYKGSDLFCIEEPDNPVFEKIVVGAVEYSGKKDKLGVEFHERDPTELGPDELEAAGEAVDAKNDFLLEATGRDAKSRRESMKRKVEDDPDHDF
- the pdhA gene encoding pyruvate dehydrogenase (acetyl-transferring) E1 component subunit alpha — protein: MAGDVRERDLLERAPDDRIQVLDADGTVVAPELEPDLEAETLRSMYRDMRFSRRFDERMISLQRQGRLGTYSSLAGQEGSQIGSTYALADDDTLSFQYREHGALAARGMPWEYLLYWMGHEDGNAALAEIDVFPLNISIAGHLPHIVGWSWAAKLDGDERVGVAHFGDGSTSEGDFHEAMNFAGVFDTPTVFICNNNQWAISIPREAQTASATIAQKAHAYGFAGVQVDGMDPLATYVVTAAAREKALEPDGDRLRPTLIEAVQYRYGAHTTADDPSVYRDDEEVQRWRERDPIDRFEAYLRGEGVIDDDRIDAIESEIEETLATLVDRAEGVDGDPSEMFEYAYAEPTPRLEAQREYLADLRETHGDDALLEDE